A stretch of DNA from Lysinibacillus sp. B2A1:
GTAAATCGCATTGCAGGCACCGTGAAAAACTCCATTGTTACAGGCTTAGCTCGCTGTGTCCAAAAGGATATCGATACAACATGGGATGCGATTAAAGTAGCCGAGCAGCCACATATCCATATTTTCCTTGCAACCTCACCAATTCATATGGAATACAAGCTAAAAAAATCACCGGATCAAGTGGTGGAACAAGCGGTTGAAGCTGTAAAATACGCAAAAAAATTCTTTCCGCTCGTGCAGTGGTCTGCAGAAGATGCATTCCGCTCAAATCGTGAGTTTTTAGTCCATATTATCAATGAAGTGGTTGCGGCAGGAGCGACAACAATTAACGTGCCTGACACAGTGGGGTATGCATCTCCACAAGAATACGGTGCATTATTTAAATTCCTCCTTGATAATGTGAAAGGTGCTGAAACAGTAAAATTCTCTGCACATTGTCACGATGATTTAGGAATGGCAACTGCTAATACGATTGCTGCTATTGAAAATGGAGCCTCTCAAGTTGAGGGTACGATTAACGGTATAGGAGAGCGTGCTGGAAATGTCGCACTTGAAGAAATTGCAGTTGCTCTTCATATCCGCAAAGATATCTATCCTGTAGAAACAGGCATTCAATTACAAGAAATTAAACGCACATCTCAATTAGTCAGTAAATTGACGAATGTGGTTATTCAACCGAATAAAGCGATTGTTGGTAAAAATGCATTTGCACACGAATCTGGTATCCATCAAGATGGTGTGTTAAAGAATCCAGAAACGTATGAAATTATTTCACCTGCTC
This window harbors:
- a CDS encoding 2-isopropylmalate synthase produces the protein MRKIDIFDTTLRDGEQSAGINLNTAEKIEIAKQLERLGVTIIEAGFPASSPGDFDAVNRIAGTVKNSIVTGLARCVQKDIDTTWDAIKVAEQPHIHIFLATSPIHMEYKLKKSPDQVVEQAVEAVKYAKKFFPLVQWSAEDAFRSNREFLVHIINEVVAAGATTINVPDTVGYASPQEYGALFKFLLDNVKGAETVKFSAHCHDDLGMATANTIAAIENGASQVEGTINGIGERAGNVALEEIAVALHIRKDIYPVETGIQLQEIKRTSQLVSKLTNVVIQPNKAIVGKNAFAHESGIHQDGVLKNPETYEIISPALIGEGEVPLVLGKHSGRAAFRDRAETMGFNLSDDKLNKAFTEFKKLADRKKEITEEDLLTLLTEQQVQLEDVPLFELKMVQVQYGTENIPTATAIVHTPEGVEKTVVATGSGSVEAIFNTLEQLVQGHIHVIDYRVKSVGKGRDALGEAVINIRYDDVSTTGRNSSQDVLEASAKAYLNAINRHLIHASLRAQPVS